In Daphnia pulex isolate KAP4 chromosome 7, ASM2113471v1, one genomic interval encodes:
- the LOC124197175 gene encoding chromobox protein homolog 1-like — MSRKNRGKGKQKKVIENEEDEKEYIVEAIVDRREKNGKVEYLLKWIGYSDEDNTWEPQENLNCTDLMAAFERKRKVEQKKKTKPVVEKKEKVKRPLVLEDCEIQQQEENRPAKKKATEEEVTKGHLKGFERKLIPEKIIGATDNVSEDGQLHFLIKWESTELADLVPASQANEMCPQVVIEFYQNNLTWPSLNNKEV, encoded by the exons AGAGGCAAAGGCAAACAGAAGAAAGTcatagaaaatgaagaagatgaaaaagaatatattGTTGAGGCAATTGTGGATCGGAG GGAGAAGAATGGTAAAGTTGAATATCTTCTGAAATGGATTGGTTATTCAGACGAGGACAATACTTGGGAGCCCCAAGAGAACTTGAACTGCACTGATCTGATGGCagcatttgaaagaaaaagaaaggtagagcagaagaagaaaacaaaaccagttgtcgagaagaaggaaaaagttaaACGTCCACTAGTGCTGGAAGACTGTGAGATTCAGCAACAAGAGGAGAATAggccagcaaagaaaaaagccacAGAGGAG GAAGTAACAAAAGGTCATCTGAAAGGGTTTGAACGAAAATTGATTCCCGAGAAGATTATCGGCGCAACAGATAACGTTAGTGAAGATGGTCAACTTCATTTCCTCATCAAATG GGAATCAACTGAGTTAGCGGATCTGGTTCCAGCAAGCCAAGCTAATGAGATGTGCCCTCAAGTCGTGATCGAGTTTTATCAAAATAACTTGACTTGGCCAAGCCTTAACAACAAAGAAGTTTAA
- the LOC124197176 gene encoding chromobox protein homolog 1-like → MERTEKAIQDDDGTVGDATVENIPDQTERKSDGCVEYPLKQKDCNVEYNTKEPEKNFGCDLVSTFENITRKEEGGLKKRKVEKRKRSAALVVKEKIPVSLGGFGRNLEPEKIVGATNRTGELQFLMKWKSIDDIDLVPAKEANKICPEIVIEFYEDRIKWGDEYVVEGRVL, encoded by the exons ATGGAAAGAACTGAAAAGGCAATTCAGGATGATGATGGGACTGTTGGAGATGCCACAGTAGAAAACATTCCTGATCAAAC agaaagaaaaagtgatggCTGCGTAGAATACCCATTGAAACAGAAGGACTGTAATGTTGAATACAATACCAAAGAACCTGAGAAAAATTTTGGATGTGATTTGGTTTCGACATTTGAGAACATCActagaaaagaagagggaggtttgaaaaagaggaaagtcgaaaaaagaaagcgatCGGCAGCATTGGTCGTAAAGGAAAAAATCCCCGTATCG TTAGGAGGATTTGGTCGAAATTTGGAGCCTGAGAAAATTGTTGGAGCAACAAACAGGACTGGTGAGCTTCAATTCCTTATGAAATG gaaATCAATTGATGATATCGATTTAGTTCCTGCGAAGGAAGCAAATAAGATATGCCCAGAAATTGTAATCGAGTTCTATGAAGATCGCATAAAATGGGGTGACGAATACGTGGTTGAGGGAAGGGTGTTATAG
- the LOC124197181 gene encoding BTB/POZ domain-containing protein At3g56230-like produces MSIEAKEKNGATCVTWKTLQSLAFSSREISETFELNTQGRSNFSFKVSFTHCFKFNCLSLNTVCIKLCLSLIKCSTNTISLCGGKDTIFNCDHNLPCSVWVTINNDEDRRINLEKAVGSDEWTSRKFGIRTFGYPTFHFWLQFRTDEINKSSKIIMKQLTDAQQTPLAEDKDNVKVPKSKEFCRGKLIAQQLEKVFVEQTNCDVEFLFEDEEKIGGHISILAARSPVFSAMFYHNLQESETGKIFVQDIRPQIFKEMLHYIYSGQTLTPLTDAIAQPLFVLSVKYDIEDLKEKCVRYLLRSVRTSNAVDLLVWANLHSVEKIEEAALDFVARNFKIICQSNEWENLMKNYPELGFLVARRYVAV; encoded by the exons atgTCAATCGAagctaaagaaaagaatggtgCTACTTGTGTGACTTGGAAAACGTTACAAAGTCTCGCATTTTCGAGCAGAGAAATAAGTGAAACGTTCGAACTGAACACTCAAGGACGAAGCAACTTTtcctttaaagtttcattTACTCACTGCTTTAAGTTCAATTGTTTAAGTTTAAATACTGTTTGCATTAAACTGTGCTTATCGCTGATCAAGTGCTCTACCAACACTATTAGTTTGTGTGGAGGAAAAGACACCATCTTTAATTGTGACCATAATCTGCCTTGCTCTGTTTGGGTTACAATCAACAATGATGAAGACAGAAgaataaatttggaaaaagctGTTGGATCAGACGAGTGGACTTCAAGAAAATTTGGTATCAGAACATTTGGCTACCCAACCTTCCACTTTTGGTTGCAGTTCAGGACTGATGAGATTAACAAGTCCAGCAAAATCATCATGAAACAGCTGACGGACGCCCAGCAAACACCATTAGCCGAAGATAAAGACAACGTGAAAGTTCCCAAG tccAAGGAGTTCTGTCGTGGCAAGCTGATTGCGCAGCAACTGGAGAAAGTGTTTGTCGAGCAAACGAACTGCGATGTCGAATTCTTGTTCGAAGACGAGGAGAAAATCGGTGGCCATATCTCCATCTTGGCTGCCAGAAGTCCCGTTTTCTCTGCCATGTTTTACCACAACCTTCAAGAGTCCGAGACGGGCAAAATCTTCGTCCAAGACATCCGGCCACAGATTTTCAAGGAGATGCTTCACTATATTTACTCCGGCCAGACTTTGACTCCTTTGACGGACGCCATCGCTCAACCTCTGTTCGTACTTTCAGTCAAATACGATATCGAGGACCTGAAGGAGAAGTGCGTCCGTTATCTGCTGAGAAGCGTTCGGACGAGTAATGCCGTTGACTTATTGGTCTGGGCAAATCTTCATTCGGTGGAGAAAATCGAAGAAGCAGCTCTTGACTTTGTGgccagaaatttcaaaatcatttgtcaGTCGAATGAATGGGAGAACCTGATGAAGAACTATCCGGAGCTTGGATTCCTGGTGGCTCGACGTTATGTAGCTGTTTAA